Proteins from a genomic interval of Paenibacillus sp. FSL H8-0048:
- a CDS encoding ABC transporter permease codes for MGKIGKSAKDILRNKVLLFMVLPGTLWFLFFSYLPMVGTVIAFKQYRFSRDGFWASIINSKWVGWDNFKFLFSTNDAYLITRNTLLYNIAFIGLGLILSVLLAVVLSEIANKKLAKFYQTGMFLPYFLSWVVVGYFAFSFLSSERGLLNSLFGSNIAWYSESKYWPFIIIFVFLWKAVGYNSVVYLAAIMGIDKSLYEAAMIDGASKLQQIRSITLPMLKPIIIIMTLLAIGKIFYADFGLFYQVPRDSGTLYSVTNVIDTYVYRGLKTTGEIGMSTAAGLYQSVVGFVLVLTSNYIVRKFDKDSALF; via the coding sequence ATGGGGAAAATAGGAAAGTCCGCCAAGGATATATTGAGAAATAAAGTGCTGCTGTTTATGGTTCTGCCGGGCACACTGTGGTTTTTATTCTTCTCTTACCTGCCGATGGTGGGTACGGTCATTGCGTTTAAGCAGTACCGCTTCAGCCGGGATGGCTTCTGGGCCAGCATCATCAATAGCAAGTGGGTCGGCTGGGATAATTTCAAATTTCTGTTCAGCACCAATGATGCCTATCTGATCACACGCAATACTCTTTTATATAACATAGCCTTCATCGGCCTGGGCCTGATTCTGTCGGTGCTGCTGGCGGTGGTGCTGTCCGAGATTGCCAATAAAAAACTGGCCAAGTTCTATCAGACAGGCATGTTCCTGCCGTATTTTCTGTCCTGGGTCGTTGTGGGATACTTCGCGTTCAGCTTCCTGAGCTCGGAGCGGGGCCTGCTTAACTCCCTGTTCGGCAGCAATATCGCCTGGTACTCGGAATCGAAATACTGGCCGTTCATTATTATATTCGTATTCCTCTGGAAGGCCGTCGGCTATAACAGCGTGGTCTATCTCGCCGCCATTATGGGCATAGACAAATCCCTCTACGAAGCCGCAATGATCGACGGAGCCAGCAAGCTCCAGCAGATCCGCAGTATTACGCTGCCTATGCTGAAGCCGATCATTATCATCATGACGCTGCTTGCGATCGGGAAGATTTTCTATGCCGACTTCGGGCTGTTCTATCAGGTGCCGAGAGATTCGGGGACGCTCTACAGCGTGACTAATGTAATCGATACGTATGTATACCGTGGACTTAAGACTACCGGCGAGATCGGAATGAGTACGGCTGCGGGCTTGTATCAATCAGTGGTCGGGTTCGTGCTGGTTCTTACCTCTAATTACATCGTGCGCAAATTCGATAAGGACAGTGCATTATTCTAG
- a CDS encoding ABC transporter substrate-binding protein produces the protein MSKKKKHFSLLLTTLLTVSLALTACGGNSKNNAGGEAASGGNKASEATEKPVELIWYTIGPPQKDMDKVLTEVNKYTLEKINATLDIKMIDFGDYTQKMQVMAASGEPMDILFTSSWAFDYVQNARKGAFLQLDDLLKNQGKGIVDTIDPAFLEGSKVDGHNYAIPANKELPAQEVFRFNKELLDKYKLDITSVKTMADLEPLLKTIKENEPGITPYAMVKDFMPIMPFDYVIEKMPMAVYMDTKDYKVINILETPEIKEALKTVRKFYQAGYISPEVASTSSVDDLYKAGKWFTDRASTQPMADNLWSASYGYPVVSTPASQPYIYNWSVMGSMQAISANSAYPEKAMEFLNLLNTDPKLRNMIDSGIEGVHYEKISENMMKNLPEAKNYDMSTFSLGNIMITYLNEGDPENKWEEFKKFNDAGINAPLLGFNFDTSKVTNEIAAVQNVKEEFWAPLMTGSVDSEEYLTKANEKLKAAGLDKIIAEAQTQIDAWKAANNK, from the coding sequence ATGAGTAAGAAAAAGAAACACTTCTCCTTGTTGTTGACAACGCTTTTAACCGTTTCACTGGCGCTGACGGCGTGCGGGGGAAACAGTAAGAACAATGCAGGCGGGGAAGCAGCTTCAGGCGGCAACAAAGCCTCGGAGGCTACCGAAAAGCCAGTAGAACTGATCTGGTACACGATCGGGCCACCGCAGAAAGATATGGACAAGGTGCTCACAGAAGTCAATAAATACACGCTTGAGAAAATTAACGCAACACTCGATATCAAAATGATCGACTTCGGGGACTATACGCAAAAAATGCAGGTTATGGCAGCTTCCGGTGAGCCGATGGATATCCTGTTCACCTCTTCCTGGGCATTTGATTATGTGCAGAATGCACGTAAGGGCGCTTTCCTGCAGCTCGATGATCTGCTGAAGAATCAGGGCAAGGGCATTGTGGATACGATTGATCCGGCCTTCCTGGAAGGCTCCAAGGTAGACGGCCACAACTATGCGATTCCTGCGAACAAAGAGCTTCCGGCTCAAGAAGTATTCCGCTTCAATAAAGAGCTGCTCGACAAATACAAGCTGGATATAACCAGCGTGAAGACAATGGCGGATCTGGAGCCGCTGCTCAAAACGATCAAGGAAAACGAGCCTGGAATCACTCCTTATGCGATGGTTAAGGACTTCATGCCGATCATGCCTTTTGACTATGTGATTGAGAAGATGCCAATGGCTGTCTATATGGATACCAAGGACTACAAAGTGATCAACATTCTGGAAACTCCAGAGATCAAGGAAGCGCTTAAGACCGTCCGCAAATTCTATCAGGCGGGTTACATCTCTCCTGAAGTAGCAAGTACCTCGTCGGTAGATGATTTGTACAAAGCAGGCAAATGGTTCACTGACCGTGCATCCACCCAGCCGATGGCCGATAATCTGTGGTCCGCAAGCTACGGATATCCGGTCGTGTCCACACCAGCCAGTCAGCCTTATATCTACAACTGGTCCGTAATGGGCTCCATGCAGGCTATCTCGGCTAACTCCGCGTATCCTGAGAAAGCGATGGAATTCCTGAACCTGCTTAACACTGATCCTAAGCTGCGCAACATGATTGACTCCGGGATCGAAGGTGTGCATTACGAAAAAATCAGTGAGAATATGATGAAGAATCTGCCGGAAGCGAAGAACTATGATATGTCTACGTTCTCCCTGGGCAACATCATGATTACCTATCTGAATGAAGGCGACCCTGAGAACAAATGGGAAGAATTCAAGAAGTTCAATGATGCCGGTATCAACGCACCGCTGCTCGGCTTCAACTTCGATACGTCCAAGGTGACGAATGAAATCGCCGCTGTTCAGAACGTGAAGGAAGAATTCTGGGCACCGCTGATGACCGGATCTGTAGATTCGGAAGAATACCTGACCAAGGCTAACGAGAAATTGAAGGCTGCCGGTTTGGATAAAATTATTGCCGAAGCTCAAACACAGATCGACGCCTGGAAAGCAGCGAATAATAAGTAG
- a CDS encoding response regulator transcription factor encodes MYKVFIVDDEPFILSGLQDILNWEQLDLTIVGQAENGQEALEQLRENPADILITDISMPVMTGLELIRAVREFRPDMKVVVLSGFDEFMYVKEGLSLGIENYLLKPINLEEFQQTLETIVEKLNVSRLDMQWWEYTNSVLKDNVLLRWLRGQIDPQERSERLNLIGLPLTSRYVQVALLQVEPATDAFRKRVSDLTGAGASFFMFWDSDNDLVLIHNYEEASAGAAEMASMLEEITGLCTGGEKLRAAVGSPVFGVDAAPASYEQAKQAQEFLEIHPERSSIYYEQLRDRKEDLGSVLPEDWSDYAKLIMSKNAEGLEEQLELYFAAPSMEGLTPAMLEEISLEWILFFRVLIKDIRSETERECITEGLTAIRRANSLPALSAALRQTSAGIIGLLDRELKSPVVNQVLNYIEKSYSEDLSLKKLGFMFNIHPVYLGQLFHKTTGESFAEYMNRYRIDKAKELLRSTNLKVQEIARNVGYWEMGYFYKQFKKYVGISPTEFKGLL; translated from the coding sequence ATGTATAAGGTGTTTATTGTGGATGATGAGCCGTTCATTCTTAGCGGCCTGCAGGATATACTCAACTGGGAGCAGCTTGACCTGACGATTGTGGGGCAGGCGGAGAACGGGCAGGAGGCGCTGGAGCAGCTGCGGGAGAATCCCGCCGATATTCTGATTACCGACATCTCCATGCCGGTGATGACGGGCCTGGAGCTGATCCGCGCCGTCCGTGAATTCCGCCCGGACATGAAGGTGGTGGTGCTGAGCGGCTTCGATGAATTCATGTATGTGAAGGAAGGCCTGTCGCTCGGCATAGAGAATTATCTGCTGAAGCCGATTAATCTGGAGGAATTCCAGCAGACACTGGAGACGATTGTAGAGAAGCTGAATGTCTCCAGGCTGGATATGCAGTGGTGGGAATATACGAATTCCGTGCTGAAGGATAATGTGCTGCTGCGCTGGCTGCGGGGGCAGATTGATCCGCAGGAGCGCTCCGAACGGCTGAATCTGATCGGTCTGCCGCTCACCAGCCGTTATGTGCAGGTTGCCCTGCTGCAGGTAGAACCGGCAACGGATGCCTTCAGGAAAAGGGTATCCGATCTCACCGGGGCCGGGGCTTCGTTCTTCATGTTCTGGGATTCGGACAATGACCTGGTGCTGATACATAACTATGAAGAAGCCTCCGCCGGGGCGGCGGAGATGGCCTCCATGCTGGAGGAGATTACCGGCCTGTGCACCGGCGGAGAGAAGCTGCGCGCAGCAGTGGGCTCGCCTGTGTTCGGAGTGGACGCCGCTCCCGCAAGCTACGAGCAGGCCAAGCAGGCTCAGGAGTTCCTGGAGATTCACCCGGAGCGCAGCAGCATCTATTATGAGCAGCTGCGGGACCGGAAGGAGGATCTGGGGTCGGTTCTGCCTGAGGACTGGAGCGATTACGCCAAGCTCATTATGTCCAAGAATGCGGAGGGGCTGGAGGAGCAGCTGGAGCTGTATTTTGCCGCCCCAAGTATGGAAGGATTAACGCCTGCGATGCTGGAGGAGATCTCGCTGGAATGGATTCTGTTCTTCCGGGTGCTGATCAAGGATATCCGCAGTGAGACGGAGCGGGAGTGTATTACTGAGGGCTTGACGGCGATCCGCAGAGCGAATTCGCTGCCCGCATTGTCCGCTGCGCTCCGGCAGACTTCGGCAGGCATCATCGGGCTGCTGGACCGGGAGCTGAAGAGCCCGGTGGTGAATCAGGTACTGAATTATATCGAGAAATCGTACAGTGAGGACCTGTCGCTGAAGAAGCTGGGCTTCATGTTCAACATCCATCCGGTGTATCTGGGACAGTTGTTCCACAAGACGACCGGCGAATCGTTTGCCGAGTATATGAACCGCTACCGGATTGATAAGGCCAAGGAGCTGCTCCGCTCAACGAACCTGAAGGTTCAGGAGATTGCCAGGAATGTAGGCTACTGGGAAATGGGCTATTTCTACAAGCAATTCAAGAAATATGTCGGCATCTCGCCTACGGAATTCAAGGGGCTGCTGTGA
- a CDS encoding glycoside hydrolase family 3 N-terminal domain-containing protein: MLYRDRTQPVKERTKHLLGLMTPEEKVGQLVQLFGWQTYNHTDGTIELTEDFKRQIREGGVGALYGTLRADPWTGVTLESGLDARAGAEAVNAIQRYVLEHSRLGIPLLIGEECSHGHMAIGATVFPVPLLIGSTWNVDLYREMSRAVARETRAQGGAVTYSPVLDVVRDPRWGRTEECFGEDPYLIGEYAVASVEGLQGERLDSASSVGATLKHFVAYGSSEGGRNAGPAHIGKRELLEIDMYPFRKAVEAGAVSIMPAYNEIDGVPCTTNRELLEEILRGEWGFGGMVITDCGAIDMLASGHDTADGGEDAAVQALSAGIDMEMSGVMFGGYLLEALRSGRLDEQLVDQAAARVLELKFRLGLFEQPYADPEVAEQVIGSEEHAELARSVAAEGIVMLKNNGVLPLSKDKGTVAVIGPNADIGYNQLGDYTSPQPRDRVVTVLAGIRAKLAAQPERVGYAPGCRIKDSSTEGFGLARKVASEADIVVLALGGSSARDFGEGSIDLRTGASKVTENALSDMDCGEGIDRMSLHLSGVQLELMKELKALGKPVVVVYINGRPIAEPWIAEQADAILEAWYPGQEGGHAIADILFGDVNPSGRLTLSLPEDVGQLPVYYLGKRSRGARYLEGNSQPRYPFGFGLSYTEFSYSGLQVEPAVIGTDATAEVTVEVENTGSRSGAEVVQLYISDLVSKVTRPAKELKGFRKLVLEPGEKQKVSFTLNAEHLSYIGTDYKLVVEPGSFRIGVGRNVNDTLNIDLTVTED; this comes from the coding sequence ATGTTATATAGAGACCGTACACAGCCCGTCAAAGAGCGGACGAAGCATCTGCTTGGGCTGATGACGCCGGAAGAGAAGGTCGGCCAGCTGGTGCAGCTGTTCGGATGGCAGACCTATAATCATACAGATGGAACGATAGAATTGACGGAAGACTTCAAACGCCAGATCCGCGAAGGCGGTGTCGGCGCACTATACGGAACTCTGCGGGCCGATCCTTGGACAGGGGTTACGCTGGAGAGCGGACTGGATGCGCGGGCTGGAGCAGAGGCCGTCAATGCAATTCAGCGTTATGTGCTGGAGCATTCGAGGCTGGGTATTCCGCTCCTGATCGGTGAGGAATGCTCGCATGGACACATGGCCATCGGGGCTACGGTATTCCCGGTTCCGCTCTTGATCGGCAGCACCTGGAATGTGGACCTCTACCGGGAGATGTCCCGGGCAGTAGCGCGTGAGACCCGGGCGCAGGGCGGAGCCGTGACGTATTCCCCTGTGCTGGATGTGGTGCGTGATCCGCGCTGGGGCCGGACCGAGGAATGCTTCGGCGAAGACCCGTATCTCATCGGCGAATATGCCGTAGCATCGGTGGAAGGATTACAGGGCGAACGGCTTGACAGCGCGTCCAGTGTGGGAGCAACCCTCAAGCACTTCGTAGCCTATGGCAGCTCAGAGGGCGGCCGCAATGCCGGTCCGGCGCATATCGGCAAGCGTGAGCTGCTGGAAATCGATATGTACCCGTTCCGCAAAGCAGTGGAAGCCGGAGCAGTCTCCATCATGCCGGCCTACAACGAGATTGACGGCGTGCCTTGTACGACGAACCGGGAGCTGCTGGAAGAGATTCTGCGCGGCGAATGGGGCTTTGGCGGCATGGTCATTACCGACTGCGGTGCCATCGATATGCTGGCTTCGGGCCATGATACAGCGGACGGAGGAGAGGATGCAGCAGTGCAGGCACTCTCCGCCGGAATTGATATGGAGATGTCCGGCGTGATGTTCGGCGGATATCTGCTGGAGGCGCTGCGCTCCGGGCGGCTCGATGAGCAGCTGGTGGATCAGGCGGCAGCGCGTGTTCTGGAGCTGAAGTTCCGGCTGGGCTTATTCGAACAGCCGTATGCCGATCCCGAGGTGGCCGAGCAGGTGATCGGCAGCGAGGAACATGCAGAGCTGGCGCGCAGCGTGGCGGCAGAGGGAATTGTAATGCTGAAGAATAACGGAGTGCTTCCTTTGTCTAAGGACAAGGGGACGGTTGCGGTTATCGGGCCGAATGCAGATATTGGCTACAATCAGCTTGGCGATTACACCTCTCCGCAGCCGCGTGACCGCGTGGTTACAGTGTTGGCCGGAATACGGGCCAAGCTTGCCGCGCAGCCGGAGCGCGTAGGTTATGCGCCGGGCTGCCGGATCAAGGACAGCTCCACCGAGGGCTTCGGGCTTGCGCGCAAGGTGGCAAGCGAAGCGGATATCGTTGTACTGGCCCTCGGCGGGTCGAGCGCCCGTGACTTCGGCGAAGGCAGCATCGATCTGCGGACCGGAGCCTCGAAGGTGACGGAGAATGCGCTTAGCGATATGGACTGTGGCGAAGGCATCGACCGCATGTCGCTTCATCTGTCCGGCGTTCAGCTGGAGCTGATGAAGGAGCTTAAGGCGCTCGGCAAGCCGGTGGTCGTTGTGTATATCAACGGCCGTCCCATTGCTGAGCCTTGGATTGCTGAGCAGGCGGACGCTATTCTGGAAGCCTGGTATCCGGGGCAGGAAGGCGGCCACGCCATTGCCGACATTCTGTTCGGCGATGTCAACCCGTCCGGCAGGCTGACTCTCTCTCTCCCTGAGGATGTAGGACAATTGCCAGTGTATTACTTAGGCAAACGTTCCCGGGGAGCACGCTATCTGGAAGGGAATTCGCAGCCGCGTTATCCGTTCGGCTTCGGACTCAGCTACACCGAATTCAGCTATAGCGGACTACAGGTCGAGCCTGCGGTGATCGGGACTGACGCAACGGCTGAGGTTACAGTGGAAGTGGAGAATACAGGCTCCCGCAGCGGTGCGGAGGTCGTGCAGCTATACATTTCCGATCTGGTCAGTAAGGTGACTAGACCGGCCAAGGAACTCAAGGGCTTCCGCAAGCTCGTACTGGAGCCGGGAGAGAAGCAGAAGGTAAGCTTCACGCTGAATGCAGAGCATCTGAGCTATATCGGGACGGACTATAAGCTGGTGGTTGAGCCGGGAAGCTTCCGCATCGGCGTCGGCAGGAATGTGAACGACACACTGAATATAGATCTTACGGTTACGGAGGACTAA
- a CDS encoding sensor histidine kinase — protein MRSLSLYRKYFKDNMFLRFTLIVSCIFIATIIAFSFLVLLLISDSAVQRQMDIQRKSMESVSNYVENKYQSVQDMLRDVYRDASLASNTTFLLENPLSDYIEHRLDRFLLGEQSTSNAIQYFQNKIDDDPDIRALILYSANQQVMYYYDNRRQFERISTNAAHSFVPDSMVLGEESVVSVPNIWVLKSIGMQTAPLYSVKLPVNNKSSLLNIGQLLVYFDSDAIWQAMNNYKEDFKGDILVLSAQNEVIFDSSGKGYGRKLPKLQGMNAGEEVTVDGMVVTSQTQSQAGYTVVSLISKKELAETYSNARSTIVSIALVCILFAVLLPAMFISNFAKRTHRIIRFTRKVKNGDLNTRIVDSKEDELGQIAKSFNSMLDELNQYIDQVYKAEIKQKHTEIATLEARVNPHFLYNTLEVIRMRAISSGAKDVGEMIYSLSMLFKSYVRPKLKYTFKDELEACRLYLELFRIRYKDRFSYTIECSSELEELPVLKMSLQPVIENYVLHGMRTGQTDNVIRIVITAEPVHIRVTVTDNGKGIAEERLARLREVLEDHGELSGSESFGLRSIHERLRLMYGKPYGVELDSEEGAGTEVTITFPYPLKEENADV, from the coding sequence GGCAGTACAGCGCCAGATGGATATCCAGCGCAAGAGCATGGAGAGCGTCAGCAATTATGTGGAGAACAAATATCAATCTGTTCAGGATATGCTCCGTGATGTCTACAGGGACGCGAGTCTGGCCAGTAATACGACCTTCCTGCTGGAGAATCCGTTAAGCGATTATATCGAGCACCGGCTGGACCGCTTTCTGCTGGGGGAACAGTCCACCTCGAACGCCATCCAGTATTTCCAGAACAAGATTGACGATGATCCCGATATCCGCGCCCTGATCCTGTACAGCGCCAACCAGCAGGTGATGTATTATTACGACAACCGCAGGCAGTTCGAGCGGATCTCGACCAATGCGGCGCATTCTTTTGTCCCCGATTCGATGGTGCTGGGTGAGGAGAGTGTCGTCTCTGTTCCGAATATCTGGGTGCTGAAAAGCATCGGTATGCAGACAGCCCCTCTGTACTCGGTGAAGCTGCCGGTCAACAATAAGTCCTCGCTGCTCAATATCGGCCAGCTTCTGGTCTATTTCGACTCGGATGCAATCTGGCAGGCCATGAATAATTATAAGGAGGATTTCAAGGGTGACATCCTTGTGCTCTCGGCCCAGAATGAAGTGATCTTCGATTCATCTGGTAAGGGATACGGCCGGAAGCTGCCGAAGCTGCAAGGAATGAACGCCGGTGAGGAGGTCACCGTGGATGGGATGGTCGTCACCAGCCAGACGCAGAGTCAGGCGGGATATACGGTGGTCAGCCTGATCTCGAAGAAGGAGCTGGCCGAGACCTATAGCAATGCGCGGAGCACCATTGTGTCCATCGCACTCGTCTGTATTCTGTTTGCCGTGCTGCTGCCGGCGATGTTCATTTCTAATTTTGCCAAACGGACCCACCGCATTATCCGCTTCACCCGCAAAGTCAAGAACGGGGATCTGAATACCCGGATTGTGGACAGTAAGGAAGATGAATTAGGCCAGATTGCCAAGAGCTTCAACAGCATGCTGGATGAACTGAACCAATATATCGACCAGGTCTATAAGGCGGAAATCAAACAGAAGCATACGGAGATCGCTACGCTGGAGGCCAGGGTGAATCCCCATTTTCTGTATAATACATTAGAGGTTATCCGGATGCGGGCGATTTCGAGCGGGGCGAAGGATGTGGGGGAAATGATCTACAGCCTGTCCATGCTGTTCAAGTCGTATGTCCGTCCGAAGCTGAAATATACATTCAAGGATGAGCTGGAGGCCTGCCGCCTGTATCTGGAGCTATTCCGTATCCGGTACAAGGACAGGTTCTCCTATACGATCGAATGCAGTTCCGAGCTGGAAGAGCTTCCTGTACTCAAAATGTCGCTGCAGCCGGTCATCGAGAACTATGTTCTGCACGGCATGCGGACAGGGCAGACTGATAATGTGATCCGTATTGTGATCACAGCGGAGCCGGTGCATATCCGGGTCACGGTTACGGATAACGGCAAGGGGATTGCTGAGGAGCGGCTGGCCCGGCTCCGCGAGGTGCTGGAGGATCACGGCGAATTATCCGGGTCCGAGTCGTTTGGGCTGCGCAGCATTCATGAACGGCTGAGACTGATGTACGGCAAGCCTTACGGGGTAGAGCTGGATAGTGAGGAAGGCGCGGGAACAGAGGTTACGATTACTTTTCCATACCCGCTGAAGGAGGAGAACGCAGATGTATAA
- a CDS encoding carbohydrate ABC transporter permease yields the protein MSANSVKSRDFHRLSPVLNTIFNCIAGGFAILCIFPFLFVVLISFTDEGALARDGYRLIPAKWSLEAYKYVFSSGDTLLRSYGVTIAVTVIGTIVSLLIISLYAYAISRKSFKYRNFFAFFSFFTMLFNGGLVPTYIVVTQMLGLKDSIWALVLPLAVNAFYIMILRTFYITSVPDALIESAKIDGAGEFRTFLGIVLPLSLPGLATIGLFSTLGYWNDWFNALLYIDNPNLVPLQSMLMRIETSMQFILQNSQNSSLSLEALRNMPQDTSRMAMVVLATGPIIFAYPFFQRYFIQGLTVGAVKE from the coding sequence ATGTCTGCTAATTCTGTGAAATCGCGCGATTTCCATCGGCTGTCGCCGGTGCTGAATACCATCTTCAACTGTATCGCCGGAGGCTTTGCCATCCTGTGTATCTTCCCGTTCCTGTTCGTTGTCCTCATCTCGTTCACGGACGAAGGGGCGCTTGCGCGGGACGGCTACCGGTTAATTCCGGCTAAATGGAGTCTGGAAGCCTACAAATATGTATTTAGCTCAGGAGACACGTTGCTCCGTTCTTACGGAGTGACTATTGCGGTAACGGTCATTGGTACGATTGTCAGCCTGCTTATTATTTCGCTTTATGCCTATGCCATTTCACGTAAAAGCTTCAAATACCGCAATTTCTTCGCGTTTTTTTCCTTTTTCACCATGCTGTTTAACGGCGGGCTGGTTCCGACCTATATTGTGGTAACACAGATGCTGGGCCTGAAGGACAGCATTTGGGCGCTGGTGCTGCCGCTGGCGGTGAATGCTTTTTACATTATGATTCTGCGTACCTTCTATATTACCAGTGTGCCGGATGCGCTGATCGAATCGGCCAAAATCGACGGCGCCGGAGAGTTCCGCACCTTCCTCGGAATCGTGCTGCCGCTGTCCTTGCCGGGTCTCGCTACAATTGGTCTGTTCAGCACGCTGGGGTACTGGAATGACTGGTTCAACGCGCTGCTCTATATTGACAATCCGAACCTGGTGCCGCTGCAGTCGATGCTGATGCGGATCGAGACCAGCATGCAGTTCATTCTGCAGAACTCGCAGAACAGCTCGCTGAGTCTGGAGGCTCTTCGCAACATGCCGCAGGATACCTCGCGTATGGCGATGGTGGTGCTGGCAACCGGGCCAATTATCTTCGCATATCCGTTCTTCCAGCGTTACTTCATTCAAGGGCTTACCGTGGGTGCGGTTAAGGAGTAG